A region from the Acyrthosiphon pisum isolate AL4f chromosome A1, pea_aphid_22Mar2018_4r6ur, whole genome shotgun sequence genome encodes:
- the LOC100573802 gene encoding uncharacterized protein LOC100573802 — translation MHTEHSFKKSYFSHLNRCMHCNKISVLAPVFKCTGCSMVSHQRCLEKNQYTINERLRLEKRIVNDQKTPVKIKYNELGELLEPDYLYNMLVIEKRHPISLMSEKYLKARHAEHKSLFTSIRGRAICECVTRPMWRRSGQEPNTTGTAVTVTVTEPEQSTLMSTQEMSTEALEPLVSAAPDTNLEERGQRSVSLELGERAPELGARTPESGSARSPEPNAVASEPDAAKPELSEPVSELSVTNLV, via the exons ATGCATACAGAACACAGTTTTAAAAAGTCATACTTTTCCCATTTGAATAGATGCATgcattgcaacaaaataagtgTGCTAGCCCCAGTCTTTAAGTGCACCGGTTGTTCCATGGTAAGTCACCAAAGGTGCTTGGAAAAAAATCAGTACACTATTAACGAGCGTCTGAGGTTAGAAAAACGTATTGTCAACGACCAAAAAACACCAGTGAAAATCAAGTACAATGAACTTGGGGAGCTTCTAGAACCCGATTACCTGTACAATATGTTGGTAATAGAAAAACGACACCCAATATCGTTGATGTCAGAGAAATACCTGAAAGCAAGGCATGCAGAACACAAATCCTTGTTTACTTCCATTCGG GGACGTGCTATTTGCGAATGTGTAACGAGGCCGATGTGGAGAAGATCCGGTCAGGAACCTAATACTACAGGTACTGCAGTTACAGTAACAGTTACAGAACCAGAACAAAGTACATTAATGTCTACACAGGAAATGAGTACAGAAGCGCTAGAACCATTAGTCTCTGCAGCGCCGGACACTAATTTAGAGGAACGGGGACAAAGATCTGTTTCACTAGAACTCGGAGAAAGGGCACCAGAACTAGGTGCAAGGACACCAGAATCTGGAAGTGCTAGATCACCGGAACCGAATGCAGTGGCATCAGAACCTGATGCAGCCAAACCGGAACTCAGTGAACCAGTTTCGGAACTGAGTGTAACAAACCTGGTGTAG